AACGAGGGAGGAAATAAAATGCTAAAGAAAGTCCGTGAGATTTTGAAAAGCAGAAAAGGAGCCAATGAGGTGATTGCCTTTGTAATACTGTTAATTTTTATTTTGCTGGCGGTGGCACCTAAGGTAAAGGGGATTGGGTCAACTACCGGGGCCGGTGTTGACAAATTAAACAACGATCTAAAAGCTGAACTGGGCGTAACTCCCTGATGAAAGGAGTAAGGGGCAGGAAGCTTGGGCTTTCTGCCCCGGTAAAAATGCTTAAGAGGTTTGCCAGTAAGGGTTCTACAGAGATTATAGCTTTTATGCTAGTGCTGCCGTTTTTGCTGCTGCCAATCCTGAATACGGTTAAAATGCTTGAAACACTTACTAAATATGAAGCTATCCGTCAGCTTGGCAGGATGTATGTTATCAGAATGGAGACAGAGGGCGGACTAACGCCGGCGGCATTGTATGAACTGAATTTGAAACTGCAGGAGAAGGGGCTGGAACCCGAAAAAGTCCATCTGGACTATACTCCATATCCGGTGCCGTATGGTGAGGAGGTAAAGATAAAGATCAGCTATGACTACAAGGCAACCAGCTACACCATAGGGCTGGGGGGAATTACGAAGAATGAGGAAAATTACACCATGGTTTACGGACCTTTATCATCAGTCAGCAAGAAATATGAGTAGCAACAGGGGCTCGGCCACGCTGATCCTGGGGCTGTTATTTTTTTTTATTTGCTTTAGTTTTTCGCTGTTTGTGGTTGAAAGTAAGTTTCTAAGGTTAAAAAAGGATCTGGCTGACGATGCGGTGGTGGCGGCAGGGCTGGCTGCTTTAAAAAGCGCTTTGTCTGAGAATATTGCTTACGGGGAATATGAGCTTGACAGGCAGTTGGCGGAAGAAACTTTTATACGGCACCTGGCAAATAATTTGAAGCTTGACGGTAACCTGAACGGACTGCCGGGCAGTATCGTAGCCGGTCAGCTTGTTATTGAAAGCCTGGTTGTATATAACCCGGAGGATATTGCTCCAGGGCTCACTTGCCCTAGTGGTACACCGGTAACGGAAACAACCATACACGTTGATTTGAACTTTAGAGTTAGAAGGCCGGTCTTAACCGGTCTTTTTGGTGAGTATATTACTGTCAGAATTCACAGGGATGTGGGAAATGATTATCGGTTGGAAGAGGTGGAAATGTGAACAGGAAGCGTCTGAAAATAATTGCCTTTTGTACATTGCTTGCGTTGGGGCTGAGTTTTCTTCAGTATAACTACTTTCGTTCCCTGGGAAAAAAAGAGCCTGAAACTGGGGTTCTGGTTGCCAAGGAGTTTATTCCTACCGGTGAGCCTGTAAACGGCAGGGTAGAGATTAAACATATTCCCGCATCGGCAAAAGTAAAAAGTATGGTTGAAAATATAGGAAAAGAGCAGGTATATGCCAGGACTGATATTTCCGAAGGATCCTATATCCTTAAGGATATGGTTTCTGTCGTTGAACTGCCGGTTATTAAGGATGACACGAGGCGGGTTATAATTGCTGCGGATATGGTTTCAGCTTTAGCAGGGAAAATTAAACCAGGGGATAAGGTGGATATAGGGTTTGTGCCATCCGGGAAAGATGTCGGCAGTGCGGAAATAAAGGCTTATGAAGTGCCGGTGCTGGAAGTGTTTAATGAGCAGGGAGAACCTTTAAACGCTGCTTCCGGCTCTAAAAACGAGTACCAGCCTGTTTCAAGGATACCGGCAGCAGTTGCGCTGGCAGTAACCGGGGAACAGGGGCTAATGCTTAAAGAGCTTGAGACCAGAGGCAAGCTCTTTTTGTTGGGGTATTAAGAGCCAGTAGAGTATTTGGAAATATTGTTTTGTAATAGTTCTTCTGCTTTTTCTTTTGTGGAGCATACATAGCCTTTCGGTCGGCTTTGATTTTACTGCCCCTCCGGCCTTCGGCAAGGGTATAGGGCCGTGAACATATCCTCCTGGGTGAAATGAAAGTAATATGCAGTCCGGTATCCTTCCCGGCCCCTGCCATGCAGCCCTTGCCTCAGCCCTGTGGAGCAGGATGCAGCAATCAAGCCGAAAGGCAAATGTTTAAAAGGGAGGAGAAAAAAGTGTTTCCAAGCAAAATTGGGATGGAAGTTGTTAAGTTGGAGCAGATGAGAGATGCGGAAATTGAGAGGGTTAAATCTTTGTACAGGGAAAAACTCCGGGGACTGCAAAGCATATGTCCGCATGCTTACGATAATGGCGTTTCAGCAGTAAAAGAAGTAAGACATGGGTTTAATTTGTATGAGTCCAGGTGTGATATTTGTGGGAAAAGATTAGGCTGATGGTATGGTAACAGGTGTTGCCGTATTATTTTTGCTTGGTTAAAATAAATCTTGTAAGTAAAGGTTAATCCTTCCAGCTCCCCTTTCGTGCAGCCGTGTGGCGGTGCGGTCCATTGGCAGTGCGGTGTCAGTGGATTTTGCACGAAAGGGGGTGGTGTTATGGGCTGTTTTTGGTCTTTTGTACTTAATGTCTTAAGCCAAATCATTGCCGCGTTAGTGGCAGATTTGGTAAGGATTAAAGGCAAAAGTAAAGAAGAAAGACGGCTCCGCAACAGCCGCCTTTCTTCCAAAATCCAGAAACACCATTAACACTTTGGGGCTGCACCGCCCTACTTACAGTTATATTATACCACATCGAGTAGTTTTTGTTACATTGTTTATTCAAATATTCCGGGGAGGTTGTACAAATGAAGAAAGTTTTAACTGTTGTGTTGCTCATTGCTTTATTAGTATCGGTTACCCCAGTCTGGGCTAAGGCTGAAAAGGTATCAAAAACTACAAAGGATAGTGAATGGTTTGTCGGCCAGATTGAAACCTTAGAGGAAGCTAAAAAAATAGCTAATGAGCGCATGGGAAAGTTAACTGTTCCTCATTGGATTCAAAAATACGATGAGATAGGAAATGGTTATGTAGAGGAAACTACTAGGGAAGTTGAAAATGTTGTTTTTATTCTTAAAGGACAAAATAAATACTTAGTTGAAGATGTGGGGGCATGGACTCTGTTCACCGACAGTCCTTACTTTGAAAGTGAAATTAAAGCAAAATTATTTGACGTGGCTTTTGACATGGTGCTTTCATATCCCGAAATAGAACTAGTATCTATTAATGACACTCCCTGGCAGGAGACGGAGTACAAGGATTACTTTGTCAGCGAGGTCAAGAGGCTTATCAGGGAAGGGGCCGGTTCAGCGTTCAGTATGCTGAGGAACAAAGACCCTTATGCCTGGCAGGTGTTTTTAAACCCCAAATACAACGGCAGGGCTTATGAGATTTTCAACCCCAAAACAAGGGAAGAACAGGAATCTGCCGTAAAAATTTTAAGTGAGCTGGAAGTGCTTGACCCTTCATATTCTCTCCCTGACAAGCGACCAAGCGACGGAAATATTTCCGCTCAGGCGGTGCTGAAGCTCAACGACAACAAGGTTGTTATTGTTAAAAACGGGGCTACGGAGAAAGTTAACCGTCTGGCAGTGAGGCTCCAGGCCCCGAAAGGCGTCACTATGGTACCGCTGCGGGGCGTTTTGGATGAACTGGGCGCTGATCTAAGCTATGATGGTAGAAATAAACAGGTGATAATTAAACAGGGTAATTCAGAAATTGTTTTGAAAGAAAACAGCAGGACAGCTAAAATCAACGGCCAGGCAAAGGAGATAGTTGCTTCCATGCAGATTCAAAACGGCAGGGCCATGATACCCTTAAGGCTGGTTTCAGATGCTTTGGGATATACTACTGTCTTTAATAGCATGACTGGTGAAATTACGGTTACTAAGTAATAAAATAAAAATTAATCCCTGGAGCTTATAGATGGCTTACGGGTGTTTTGTTATACTTGATATTAGGGTGGTGGTGCAAACATGGAAAAGGTTTTGATGCAAATATTAGATGAAATAAAAGGTGTAAAAGGTGAAGTTTGCAGTTTAAGAAGTGACGTTAACGACCTCAAGGTACGTATGGGCCGCTTGGAGAACCGTATCGACGGCATGGAGACGCGCATGGGCCATGTGGAGTCACGTTTGGACGGTATAGAGTCACGCATGGACCATATGGAGTCCGGTCTTGGTGTATTAAATAAAACTACAGTACGTATTGAGCAGAAGCTGGACATGGTATACCAACAAACCGGCATGTTAACCGAATTCAAGACTGAAACGGAACAAAAGTTTAAAACTCATGATATGGAAATTCAGCTCTTAAAGAAAGCTGTATCACATTAAATTTAATTGGGCCTTAAGGCCCTTTTTATTTTGGCTTTAGGGAGGGAAAAAGTTGAGGGCAAAAAAAATAACTGCCTGGGTATTACTGCTGGCTGTATTAGTTTTATTTTTACCCCATAGTACTAATAAAGCTGATGCAGCGACCTGGGTGCCGGACCCGAAAGACCTGGGCACGCTGGAACAGAGAAAAACACCGGTTACGGTAACTTCAGTGACTAATGAGGGTACAGGAAATAAAGTTTTCCATGATTACTGGCAGATGAAAGTATATGATATTTCAGGAAATTACTTGGGTTCCGGCGAGACCATAGGCGTTGCCAATTCGGGCGGCGACCCCAAAGGTGGCGTATATAACTATGTGCCCAGGTCAAAACTGGCCGAATGGGTGGAGCTTCTCAATGGCAATTATTCGCATGTTAACAATAACTTCAGTAATTTTTCAAGCACGTTAAGCGCAAACGGTAAATCTTCAACAAGGATGTGGATACAAAAGTTTGACAGGCTAAACGGGGCCTATACAGAAAACTTTGATGTGACAACTAAAACTGCCAGGTTAACTGTAACTCCGTATCCTACGGCTAAAATAACCTATGACAAGTCTACCCGGGCAGGTGAAACTGAGACATTTTCTTTAACAGCGCAGGGCTATGCGGCATATAACAGGGGCTTAAGCAAATGGGCCTTTTATGTTGACGGAAAAAGAATTTCTTATGGTGATAAAGTAGCAAGTCTTTCAGGTAAAACAGTCACATATACTTTTGCTATTGCCGGAACGTACACAGTAAAGTTAGAGGTTACGGACAACGTAGGCAGGACGACAACAGAACAAATTACCGTTAAAGTTGACCCGGCGGCGGCACCTCCCGCCCCAAAACCGCCTTCCAGCGGGCTGGTGGCTGATTTTGAAATGCCTTTCAGTGCTTTAGTGAATACGAACGTGCAAATTAAAAATACTTCATATACCACCGGCAGCAACTGGATAACTTATGCCGAATGGACAGTCAGCCCCAAGAGTTATACTGGCAGCCTGACAATGCCTGGTGGAACATTAAAATTCACTCAGCAAGGCACATACGATGTCACTCTAAAGGTTTGGGACAACACAAATAACAGCGATTCAGTAACTAAAAGCATTGTAATTTCCGAAGAACTAGTTGAACCACCACCACCGCCGCCTCCGGTAGAGCCTGAGCCGGAAAATATACCGCCTACAGCCAGGATTTCAGGCCCTACTAAAGCTAAACAGGGGGAAACAGTTATTTTAGAAAACCAAAGCTATGACTTGGACGGGGAAATTGTCTATAACGAGTGGTCAATAAGTCCCAGCACCGGGGTAGATACCAATTTTACTGATGAAGAAGCCAAGCTGACTTTCAACCAAGAAGGTACTTATACTGTCTACCTGGACGTAGAGGATGATAAGGGCGACGGGGATACAGACAGCCATACGATAACCGTAACCAACCAGCCGCCAGTGGCCCGGATTGGCATAGTAGAGGAAGCTACTCAGGGTGAAGATGTTAACATTAAAAGCCTTTCTTATGACCCGGACGGGGAAATTGTTTCAACCGAATGGAGCGTTACACCAGAAGGCATGGTAGGTACACTGCAGGGTGAGGAAAATACAGTTTACTTCGATACCCCAGGGGATTATACTATATCTCTTAAAGTTACAGACGAGTTTGGAAAAACCAGTACGGCATCTAAAACAATTAAAATTAAACCAGATATTCCGACTGCATTTTTTGAATGGAGAGGTACACCCAAAGAGAATAGAAAATTAATCTTGGACGCAGGGAAAAGTGTGGGCAGCACACGTTATCCAATTGACTTTTCCAAGACAAAATGGGAGTACATACCTTTGGAGGGACAGAACCCTGACAATATCAAGGTTAGGACTTCTTTAGACTTAAAAATCAGGGAAGTAATGTTTAAGGAGCCTGGCCGGTATAAAGTAAGGCTTGCAGTTACAAACACAGCAGGCAACACTTCGACCTGGTTTGAAGAAGAAATAACCATTATGCCCGATGAACCGCCGGTGGCCGATTTTATGCTGCTCAAGACAGTCCTCCGGGATGCGGCAGATGGAAGAACTGCGACAATAGAACCGCAGGATATTTCCTATAGCCCCGATGGAGATATTATTTCTAAACGTATCTGGAAATACAGGTACGATAGTGACAATGACGGTGATTTCAATGATGAAACATGGGTTACTTTGGATAATGGCAATAACCCTCTGCCCAGGCTTACTTCAGCGGACGTGGGAAAATATCAGTTTGAGTTATATATCGAGGAAAGCTTCGGGCAAGAAACCCTGGAGGAATTTATAGAACCGGCAGATGTAAAAAAAGCCGATACATCCTTAAAGATAGCTGCAGATAAAATTATTGAAGTTATAAACATACAGCCCGTTGTTGGCTTTGAAGTAAGCCCGAAAAAGAAAGTTAATATTGTTTTCAGTATAGGCCAATATAACAATATAGCAAGTTTAGATTCATTTATTAATTCAATTTTAAAGCCACAATTATTGGCAAACAACATAGCCCTACAAATAACTAAAGATGGGCCATATAACTACCCTGTTCGCTATCAAAACCTTATCTCATATTCTTCTTCTTTTGCTGGTAATTATGGTGGTCCCGGAGGTGGGAACTATGCTGACGGGGGGTATTTGGTCAGCGATAGGTCATATTATTTTGCAAAAAACAGGTATATTGATATAGGGTATAATTTAAAAAAATCGGACTTTATTTCTCTTAGGTTTCAAGCGGTTACGGGTGGAGGTGTTACTTCATTAGAAGATATTTATTTCTATGTTAGCAACAATGGGAGTAATTGGGTATATGTAGGTTCTGCAAAAGGTAATAACAACAGTTCACCTGCTGTTTTGACTGTAAATAGTTCTTCTTTACCCGATAATATACGTTTTTTCCGTAGTTCAAACCCAAGATGTAACGATTACCTAATAGTTGATATTAATAAATCTACATCACAACTCAACACCACAATAACTAATACCTCTTTTAAGTCAACAGAAACAAATTTTATAATAAACATTGATACACAAACACTTAATTTTTTAAGTGATACGCAAGCAAAATCCGATGTGATTACTAGTTTAATTAAAAATGAAGTTAATTTTATTGGTATAGGCTCTGCATCTAATGCCTCTCAATATCAGCAGTTGGTTGATTCAAACCTAAATAACGGCTTGGTTATAACTGACGCTGAATTAGGGGTTGCCATTCAGCAACTAACCGATTATGTATTAACTGTCGTAAATAACAAAACCACTAACATTCAGTACGCCTTGCTAAACGAAGAAATAGATTATAAAACTTACTATGAAGATCCAGAAAATGACCCTGAATACGCAAGGCGCTGGAAGTATGCACATGACCCGGCTTACTTTGAAAATAGCTTAGGGTTGGCCAGCTATCACGAATTATGGGTATCGGATAAAGTAACAACTTTTGATCGCGTAGGAAAGTTTGACGTAATTTTTCAAGCCAAGGACAATCCGAAAAAAGACAACCGTTTCGATAACTACCGCCTGTGGAGCTATATGCCCTTAGACCATCTCACTATTTACGTCCACAGAAAGCCGGTTGCCTTATTTAGTTTTACTTTGACTAAAATCAATCCGTCTACCTATGGCATTACATTTATTGATAAAGCATATGACTTGGATCACCAGTCCCTGCCGAGCAAAGGCATTACAGAAAGGGAATGGAAGTGGAGGGAACACGGTGAAACAATCTGGCATACTGGTCAACCATTTACCCTATCTGCCGGTAAAACTTATTATGTGATGTATAGGGTAAAAGACATGGAAGAACAATGGTCAGACCCCAATGTAAAAGTTTTAACTACATCAGGTAATCTACCCCCGGTGGCCGAGTTTATAGTTTCACCCAGTACAGTACCGGTAAACAAAACTGTGACACACCAGGATTTGTCTTATGACCCAAACGGTGACCCAATAGTGGAACGGGCCTGGCGTTATCAAAGACCGAACGGCACTTGGGTAAACAGTGGCGGGACTTTCCCTGGCAATGTTTACACGATTATAGGTGAGTACAGGATTGAACTAAAGGTACGGGATAGTCAAGGGGCATGGTCTGAGCCATTTTATCAAACCGTAACGGTAATTCCCGAAAACCAGAAACCGGTGGCCCAGTTCTCTATAAGCCCGGACCCTGTCATTTCCGATGAGCCGTATACCCTACGTGAGAATTCCTGGGACCCGGAGGGAGACCCAATAGTTGCACGAGAATGGCAGTTCCAAAGGCCCGCTGACTCCGGCTGGGTTGACATTCCTTCCTGGAAAAGTACCTTCGACGAGATGGGGATTGATGAAGACGGAATATACAAATTCCGGCTCCGTGTGAAGGATGACCCTTCAGGCAGAAGCCCTGGTTTAACTCCCATGTGGAGTGACTGGACGGAGCAAACAGTTAGGGTTGAGGCTAAGCTGGTTGTTGACGGCGAAAGTGAAAAAAATACTTACGCTGCCGGCCAGGCCATGCTGTTGAACGCCCGGACAGAAGGAAAGGCATACAAGGTGGAAGCCGTAATGTGGTATTCAAAGAATGATTTTGTTTCCACCAACGTAACTAGTTTAAAACCCGATTCTGCATTAACCAATCCACTACAGGACACTATGACTTGGCATAGCAGGAGAACCAAAGCCGAGGGAAGAGATTTGGTTGTAATTATACCGCTTGGCACTCCGGAAGGTACTTATCAGGTAAGGTTTACTGCATATAAGAAAAGAGCGGACGGAAGTGACAAGACAAGCGTTGATATAGTTAACATCAATGTTAAGGGAAATGTCTATGACCATTCCAGGTCAGAAATATTAAGGTAGGAGGTAAAGTGTTATTATTGATAGAGCTACAATGCTGCCCGTTCTTGGCCTGCTTGGCTACCTGAGCTATGTTGATATAAAAAAGAGGGAAGTGCCCGATGCCGCGGTACTGGCCCTCTTTCTTTATTCTCTTTTTGTTTTACTGTTTAATGCTGATCGATGGGGTATGGTAATTGGGCACGCCCTGCTGTCTTTTAAAGTGTTTATAAGCTTTCTTTTATTGGCTTTTGTAACCCAGAGAGGTTTTGGGGGCGGGGACATTAAACTTATTTCCGCCCTGGCATTCTTTTTGGGAGATAATTTTTTCCTGCTGGCTGCTCCTGCAGCTATCCTGATGTTCTTTACCCTGGTATGGGCTTTTGGTACAGGAAAAGGTTTTCGTTATGAGATTCCTTTCGTCCCATATATATTTTTGAGTTATTTAACTGTTTGTGTCGTAAGGACTTACATGGGAGCCTAAGAAAAAATTATAAAAAATTTCTAACCCGGAAAGGAGGAGAAAAATATGGCTGATCTGCTTAGGGTGGAAGGGATATACTCCCAGGGTTTCGGAATGCTGTCCAAAAAAATCATGCGTGACAGGAGGATCCACGTCATTGCCAAGTCTATATATGCCTATATAATCACGTATGCGGGGGCAGGCGAAACTGCTTTTCCGGGAAGGGAAATGATTTGCAGCGACCTGGGTATTAACAAAAACACTTATACAAAATATTTGGGTCAGCTGAAAGATTACGATTATGTCAGGATTGAGCAGTCAGTAGGGGAAAAGGGGACTTTTGGGAATAACATTTTTACAATCGTTTCGATTCCCGCATTTCCTGAAAATGAAATCCACCCTAACTGGCAGAAGGAAAAGGAAAATGCAAAACTGAAGAATAAGACCGTGTCCCAAGAAATAGGACACGGTAATACAACCGAGCAAGATGTCCAACCGTGTCCTATTTCACCGTATACGGTCAAATGGGACACTAATAATAACAATATATTTAATAATAACAATATATATAACAACAACAACGATCTAGATACTAATTATTTACTAGATAATAATGAGGCTGCTCAAGAACAAGAAAAAGTTGTTGTTGTTGTTGAAAATACTCCAGAACAAAAACCTGAAAAGGAACCTTTGGTTTCCGAGGTACGAGAGGCATTATGTGAGATAGACCCTGAACTGGTTGATGAAAGCCATGTGGAAATTTGGAAAAAGTATGAGCCGGAAAAAATACTGCAGGCGGTGGCGGTTTTAAAGCAGCAAAAACAGGTTGAGTCTGTTACAGGATTTTTGATTAAAGCTCTGGAAAACGGCTGGAAACCGGGCAAGGTTTACAAAGGAAGGGCAAGTCCAAATAAAGTAAGAATTTGTATCAGTAAACTAAATGAGCTACTGGGCGAGGACTCTTCCGGGTTTATAAAAGCCAAGGCCGAACAAATTAGGCAGGTTTTTGAGGAACACCCTGAACAAGCAATCGTAAAAATAAAGAAAATGTTTGATAACTACAAAAAATACAAAGATCTTTATTTAAGCTGAAACGTCTTATGTAGGCGTTTTTTAAATGATAATGGTACCCTGAGGCAGTACTTTTGTAAAGTAACAGGGAAAAATGACGTTCAGCTTTCGTTGTCCTCCGGCAGAGCGCAGCTTTTAACGTCTTTTTGGATTCTAATATTATACCGGTAGTCCTCCTTCCGTTAAGGGCAAGGGGAGTGAGCATATCCTCCTGAGAAAATATGAAAGTAGTATGCAGTCCGGTATCCCTCCCTCCCTGCTGCGCTTCGCTTGTACCCTTGATTTGAATGCTGAAGCATGTTCTTTTTTTAAGAGTATTAATAATTGACCATCTATTCTGTTTTAGGTGTATTACGTTGCCGCTAGCCCCAAGATGGGGTTAGTAGTACATTACTTGATTATATATACTTGAATCTTAGCTGCAAACAGGTTAATATGTAATTACAAAGTAATAATGTTACAAAATACAGGAGGTACGTTATGCAGATTGATGTAATCAGGATTGGTAATTCCAAAGGAGTCCGCATTCCTGCTGCCCTGCTCAAGCAATGTGGAATTGACAAGAGGGTTGAGGTTGAAGTCCAGGAGAACTGCATTATTCTTAAGCCGGTTAAGATTCCCAGAGAAGGATGGGCTGCTGCTTTTAGACGCATGAACAGGAACGGAGACGATGTCCTTTTGCTGCCTGATGAGCTAGATAATGACCTCCTGGAGGAATGGGATGAATATTAATCAGTATGATGTTTACTGGACCGACTTAAATCCTGCCAAGGGGTCGGAAATAAACAAGGTTCGCCCTTGTGTAGTGATTTCTCCACCGGAAATGAATGCTTATTTGCGTACTGTTATTGTTGCTCCGGTTACAAGTAAAGGGCGGGAGGGTTATCCTACACGGGTTTATATGTCTGTAAGTGACGTATACGGCTGGGTTGTGCTTGATCAAATCCGGGCCATTGATAAATCGAGGCTGTGCAATAAAATCGGCAGTTTGGACGAAAATGCAGTTTGTGCCATAAAAAGTGTGATTAAGGAAATGTTAGTAGACTGACTTAAGAGCAATGGAATAAAAGCTTATATCAAAAAAGTGTTAATGACCAGGCAAAATTAGCCTGGTTTTTCTATTCTTATACCTTAAAAAGGGGTGGTGGCTTGTTAAAAAGGCCTGGTATCGCCGTTAATTGTCTTAAAATTGTTAATGAACTATGGCAGCACAGCTTTGATGTCTATTATTTATGCACAAAAATAATTTCGCTTCTGCCTGAGGAATTTTTGGAACATGAAACTTATGAACTGCTTACAGCTGCATTTTTCCATGACATCGGAAAGAGCTATTGGCCAAGAGAATGGTTTGAAAAGCCCCGAAGTTTACTTGAAAAAGAATGGCCCGCAATGTGTTTGCATCCCGTTGTGGGAGCGGAACTACTCCAGGATATATGGCCTGAAGTGAGTGGAAATGTACTTGAGCTTATAAAATCTCATCATGAAAGACCGGGAGGAAAAGGGTATCCAAGTGGCTTGAAGGAAGTGAAAAACGATATATTGGTGCTGGCTGCCTGTGACGTGTTTAGCGCCTGTACTGCAGCTAGAAAGTACAGAACTAAGACAATCTCTGCAGAGCTTGCTTTGGTCGAAGTGAGAAAATTTGCTCCGTCAGAAGTGCTACAGGCATTAAAAAGTGTACTTGAACAAAAAAGAGAAAATGCAATTTTAGAAAAGGGGTGGTGATTTGGAATGCCTGGCCGGTATGAAAGTGTGGGTACATAAAAAAGAGAAAAGAGAAGTGAGGCGTAAAGGCTACGTAGTTGCGGTTCATGACAGGTTTGTCTGTGTATGGATGGCTGGCAGGGCTGACGAAAACGTGGGATGGAGGGAGTGCTTTTTTTACGATGATATAGCAAACGGCAATGTGGAAATTACCTTAAGGACAACAGTTGGCAGGATATACTCAAACAGGTTTATGCAAGGTTTAGCCGTTACAGTTTCCGGGGTTATCTAACTAATGTAAAAAGAGTCTGGCGGTAAGTTTTTCTTGCCGCCTTTAATTTATTAAAAAAGAAAGGGTGTTAATATGCATAGCTTTAAAAATCTTAAGTTTCATAAACGTAAAAATATGAGTATTTCCCTGAAATTTGGTTTTATTGGAGTTGGACTTATGGGGGGCAGGGTAGTGGATACCATAGCGCAGCTTTTAGGGCCGGACGGTAAACAGCTATATTCCACCTTGGCAATTAATATCAACAGGCAGGATCTTGATTCTTTGCAGCATGTTGGTAACAAACTACAGCTTAACTCACCGTTTAAGGCAGCTGGCAGGAATCCCGAGGTTGGTTATGAGGCACTTTCACAGAATGAAGATACAGTGAAGAAAGCAATCGCAGATCTAGCCTTTCAGTCGGACTTTCTCTGGTTCGTGGCTGGCCTGGGAGGCGGCACAGGGACCGGGTCGATACTGCAGCTGGTGCAGTGGGCAGAGGACCTGCAGTCCATTGGCGTTGACTTCGGTATCATAGTGTCCCTCCCCAGGGTTCTAGACGGCTATCAGGAGAATAAAAACGCGCTGCTGGTACTGGAACAGTTAGACAGGGCTGTGGCAAGCCGGTTGTTCCCTGTGATTATTGTTGATAATGAATTACTTTGTACAAGGTACCTGGAAAAGAGAAAGTATGAAAATATAAGCGTTGACTGGACACAGCACAGCAATGCGGAGATCGCTGGGTTGCTGCATCAGATGAATATTATCACAACTCAAGTCCCATACGGTCATAAACATTTTGACGGTGAGGAGTTCAGGCTGGTATTGAAAGCAGGCGGATGTATGCAGTTTGCTAAGACAATGATAGACATAAAAGATTTCCGGGATGAGTTAACTATTAAAAACTTATTGCAAAG
This region of Zhaonella formicivorans genomic DNA includes:
- a CDS encoding RcpC/CpaB family pilus assembly protein is translated as MNRKRLKIIAFCTLLALGLSFLQYNYFRSLGKKEPETGVLVAKEFIPTGEPVNGRVEIKHIPASAKVKSMVENIGKEQVYARTDISEGSYILKDMVSVVELPVIKDDTRRVIIAADMVSALAGKIKPGDKVDIGFVPSGKDVGSAEIKAYEVPVLEVFNEQGEPLNAASGSKNEYQPVSRIPAAVALAVTGEQGLMLKELETRGKLFLLGY
- a CDS encoding stalk domain-containing protein; amino-acid sequence: MKKVLTVVLLIALLVSVTPVWAKAEKVSKTTKDSEWFVGQIETLEEAKKIANERMGKLTVPHWIQKYDEIGNGYVEETTREVENVVFILKGQNKYLVEDVGAWTLFTDSPYFESEIKAKLFDVAFDMVLSYPEIELVSINDTPWQETEYKDYFVSEVKRLIREGAGSAFSMLRNKDPYAWQVFLNPKYNGRAYEIFNPKTREEQESAVKILSELEVLDPSYSLPDKRPSDGNISAQAVLKLNDNKVVIVKNGATEKVNRLAVRLQAPKGVTMVPLRGVLDELGADLSYDGRNKQVIIKQGNSEIVLKENSRTAKINGQAKEIVASMQIQNGRAMIPLRLVSDALGYTTVFNSMTGEITVTK
- a CDS encoding PKD domain-containing protein: MRAKKITAWVLLLAVLVLFLPHSTNKADAATWVPDPKDLGTLEQRKTPVTVTSVTNEGTGNKVFHDYWQMKVYDISGNYLGSGETIGVANSGGDPKGGVYNYVPRSKLAEWVELLNGNYSHVNNNFSNFSSTLSANGKSSTRMWIQKFDRLNGAYTENFDVTTKTARLTVTPYPTAKITYDKSTRAGETETFSLTAQGYAAYNRGLSKWAFYVDGKRISYGDKVASLSGKTVTYTFAIAGTYTVKLEVTDNVGRTTTEQITVKVDPAAAPPAPKPPSSGLVADFEMPFSALVNTNVQIKNTSYTTGSNWITYAEWTVSPKSYTGSLTMPGGTLKFTQQGTYDVTLKVWDNTNNSDSVTKSIVISEELVEPPPPPPPVEPEPENIPPTARISGPTKAKQGETVILENQSYDLDGEIVYNEWSISPSTGVDTNFTDEEAKLTFNQEGTYTVYLDVEDDKGDGDTDSHTITVTNQPPVARIGIVEEATQGEDVNIKSLSYDPDGEIVSTEWSVTPEGMVGTLQGEENTVYFDTPGDYTISLKVTDEFGKTSTASKTIKIKPDIPTAFFEWRGTPKENRKLILDAGKSVGSTRYPIDFSKTKWEYIPLEGQNPDNIKVRTSLDLKIREVMFKEPGRYKVRLAVTNTAGNTSTWFEEEITIMPDEPPVADFMLLKTVLRDAADGRTATIEPQDISYSPDGDIISKRIWKYRYDSDNDGDFNDETWVTLDNGNNPLPRLTSADVGKYQFELYIEESFGQETLEEFIEPADVKKADTSLKIAADKIIEVINIQPVVGFEVSPKKKVNIVFSIGQYNNIASLDSFINSILKPQLLANNIALQITKDGPYNYPVRYQNLISYSSSFAGNYGGPGGGNYADGGYLVSDRSYYFAKNRYIDIGYNLKKSDFISLRFQAVTGGGVTSLEDIYFYVSNNGSNWVYVGSAKGNNNSSPAVLTVNSSSLPDNIRFFRSSNPRCNDYLIVDINKSTSQLNTTITNTSFKSTETNFIINIDTQTLNFLSDTQAKSDVITSLIKNEVNFIGIGSASNASQYQQLVDSNLNNGLVITDAELGVAIQQLTDYVLTVVNNKTTNIQYALLNEEIDYKTYYEDPENDPEYARRWKYAHDPAYFENSLGLASYHELWVSDKVTTFDRVGKFDVIFQAKDNPKKDNRFDNYRLWSYMPLDHLTIYVHRKPVALFSFTLTKINPSTYGITFIDKAYDLDHQSLPSKGITEREWKWREHGETIWHTGQPFTLSAGKTYYVMYRVKDMEEQWSDPNVKVLTTSGNLPPVAEFIVSPSTVPVNKTVTHQDLSYDPNGDPIVERAWRYQRPNGTWVNSGGTFPGNVYTIIGEYRIELKVRDSQGAWSEPFYQTVTVIPENQKPVAQFSISPDPVISDEPYTLRENSWDPEGDPIVAREWQFQRPADSGWVDIPSWKSTFDEMGIDEDGIYKFRLRVKDDPSGRSPGLTPMWSDWTEQTVRVEAKLVVDGESEKNTYAAGQAMLLNARTEGKAYKVEAVMWYSKNDFVSTNVTSLKPDSALTNPLQDTMTWHSRRTKAEGRDLVVIIPLGTPEGTYQVRFTAYKKRADGSDKTSVDIVNINVKGNVYDHSRSEILR
- a CDS encoding prepilin peptidase; translation: MLPVLGLLGYLSYVDIKKREVPDAAVLALFLYSLFVLLFNADRWGMVIGHALLSFKVFISFLLLAFVTQRGFGGGDIKLISALAFFLGDNFFLLAAPAAILMFFTLVWAFGTGKGFRYEIPFVPYIFLSYLTVCVVRTYMGA